One region of Sulfurisphaera ohwakuensis genomic DNA includes:
- a CDS encoding NAD(P)/FAD-dependent oxidoreductase, with translation MDIGVIGAGPAGLALAWFLKGTKYNVTVYEGLNDVGLKPCAWGLISGIEDYVPITKEAIISEIKGFRIYLDDKLVHDIRVNKKLGYIINKPIFLKNIAEKVEVKYNIKIIEKDGEYFTTEGTKIIADKMIYANGHYSLPKDNTIPAIQYITDYQIDKEIVEFYFYSDLLGYAWIFPDENGSKIGIGGWADIPFLKERIKRILKGKILNFHGARVSDFGILEERLNGRFIGEALGTVYPLTGEGIRPSIISAKLLADSLLNEKNFEREFKKSKLYWTIQTQAKIVHGVKKGYMSLKGLSRIMTKSDPNLVLKVAIGDFDSFDIIKLFGRMII, from the coding sequence ATGGATATTGGTGTAATAGGGGCAGGTCCTGCGGGATTAGCATTAGCATGGTTCTTAAAGGGTACCAAATATAACGTTACAGTCTATGAAGGACTTAATGATGTAGGTCTGAAACCATGTGCATGGGGATTAATTTCTGGTATTGAAGATTATGTACCAATAACTAAAGAGGCTATTATAAGTGAAATAAAAGGATTTAGGATATACCTTGATGATAAACTAGTACATGATATTCGAGTAAATAAAAAGTTAGGATATATAATAAATAAGCCAATTTTTCTTAAGAATATTGCTGAAAAAGTAGAGGTAAAATATAACATAAAAATAATAGAAAAAGATGGCGAGTATTTTACTACAGAAGGAACAAAAATAATTGCAGACAAAATGATTTATGCTAACGGTCATTACTCATTACCTAAAGATAACACAATTCCCGCCATTCAATATATAACTGATTACCAAATAGATAAAGAAATAGTAGAATTTTATTTCTATAGTGATTTATTAGGTTATGCATGGATATTTCCAGACGAAAATGGAAGTAAAATTGGAATTGGGGGATGGGCTGATATACCCTTTCTTAAAGAGAGAATAAAGAGAATTTTAAAGGGAAAAATACTCAATTTTCATGGAGCAAGAGTATCAGATTTTGGTATTCTAGAAGAGAGATTAAACGGGAGATTTATAGGTGAAGCCTTAGGCACTGTATATCCTCTAACTGGAGAAGGAATTAGACCCTCAATAATATCAGCAAAACTCTTAGCAGATTCATTGCTCAATGAGAAAAATTTCGAGAGGGAGTTTAAAAAAAGCAAATTATATTGGACCATCCAAACTCAAGCTAAAATTGTTCATGGCGTTAAAAAAGGATATATGAGTTTAAAGGGACTATCTAGAATTATGACAAAAAGTGATCCTAATCTAGT
- a CDS encoding phosphoesterase, which produces MKLLVMGNIRFPEPHVESTLSSIIKKEEPETIVLDGDTTQCYWDYECPRVIDVLYVIRSLAPWAQIVYIQGDMDPHAIKCIMAEPRYREEIIATTTYIAEVSSTKYFILHGHQGDIDQLRRSISAGPWDWLVVAQHKRLEIDKLARVIYIGGVTKEFPPEARGYLVITDSTHYIRQIRS; this is translated from the coding sequence TTGAAGCTACTAGTAATGGGGAATATTAGATTTCCAGAGCCTCATGTAGAAAGTACATTATCTTCCATAATCAAGAAAGAGGAACCAGAAACAATAGTTTTAGATGGGGATACAACACAGTGTTACTGGGATTATGAATGTCCAAGGGTAATTGATGTTCTTTATGTTATAAGAAGTTTAGCTCCTTGGGCACAAATTGTCTATATTCAAGGAGACATGGATCCTCATGCAATTAAGTGTATTATGGCAGAACCAAGATATAGGGAAGAGATAATAGCTACTACAACATATATTGCTGAAGTTTCATCTACTAAATATTTCATACTTCATGGTCATCAAGGCGATATCGACCAGTTAAGACGAAGTATATCTGCAGGCCCTTGGGACTGGTTAGTTGTTGCCCAACATAAAAGATTAGAAATAGATAAATTAGCAAGAGTTATTTATATAGGTGGTGTAACAAAAGAGTTCCCGCCTGAGGCAAGAGGATACCTTGTTATAACTGATTCTACTCACTATATAAGACAAATCAGGAGCTAA
- a CDS encoding DUF5751 family protein, with protein MQYKNILTLISVNNDNFENYFRKIFLDVRSSGSKKTTINVFTEIQYPELVTLIREALLENIDIGYELFLWKKNEVDIFLKNLEKSEVDGLLVYCDDENKVFMSKIVDNLPTAIKRNLIKDFCRKLS; from the coding sequence ATGCAGTATAAAAATATTCTTACATTAATATCTGTAAATAATGATAATTTCGAAAATTATTTTAGAAAAATATTTTTGGATGTGAGAAGTAGTGGAAGTAAAAAAACTACTATTAACGTTTTTACTGAAATACAATACCCAGAACTAGTAACGCTTATAAGAGAAGCACTACTTGAAAACATAGATATTGGGTATGAGTTATTCTTATGGAAGAAAAACGAGGTGGATATTTTTTTAAAAAATCTGGAGAAATCTGAAGTCGATGGTTTACTAGTTTATTGTGATGATGAAAACAAAGTTTTTATGTCAAAAATAGTAGATAATCTTCCTACTGCTATAAAAAGAAATTTAATAAAAGATTTTTGCAGAAAACTTTCATAA
- a CDS encoding digeranylgeranylglycerophospholipid reductase → MKELKYDVLIIGGGFAGASTAFHLAGKGLKVLLVDSKPWNRIGDKPCGDAVSKAHFDRLGMPYPKGEELENKISGIKLYSPDMKTVWTVNGEGFELNAPLYNQRILREAESKGVEIWDQTTAMKPLFENGFVKGAVLYNRRSNEEVAVYSKVLVDATGYSRSVRSKLPQELPIAEDLDEKDADIAYREVLLTRDDIEDHDYLRIFVTQKASPGGYWWYFPKGKNKVNVGLGIQGGMGYPSVHVFYQKYLDSYAPDVDKSRLLVKGGALVPTRRPLYTMVWNGIIAVGDSAYTVNPVHGGGKGSAMISGYCAAKTILNAFEKGDFSAQGLWDMNICYINEYGAKQASLDIFRRFLQKLSDDDINYGMNKKVLKEEDLLEASEKGDLHLSVAEKAMRIIAGLGRPSLLMKLKTVAEYMKNIKQLYYNYPRSPSGLQIWKTQVDRLISEFNMNISK, encoded by the coding sequence TTGAAGGAGTTAAAATATGATGTACTCATTATTGGAGGAGGTTTTGCCGGAGCATCAACAGCTTTTCATTTGGCTGGAAAAGGATTAAAAGTGCTATTAGTTGATAGCAAACCGTGGAATAGAATTGGAGATAAACCATGTGGTGATGCAGTAAGTAAGGCGCATTTCGATAGGCTTGGAATGCCTTATCCTAAAGGTGAAGAATTAGAGAATAAGATTAGCGGTATAAAACTGTATAGTCCAGATATGAAAACTGTATGGACTGTAAATGGAGAAGGATTTGAGCTAAATGCTCCTCTTTATAATCAACGAATACTTAGAGAAGCTGAGAGTAAAGGCGTAGAAATATGGGATCAAACTACTGCGATGAAACCATTGTTTGAAAACGGCTTTGTTAAAGGTGCAGTATTATATAATAGAAGAAGCAATGAGGAAGTTGCTGTATATTCGAAAGTTTTAGTTGATGCAACGGGATATTCAAGAAGTGTAAGAAGCAAATTACCGCAAGAATTACCTATTGCAGAAGATCTAGATGAAAAAGATGCTGATATTGCGTATAGAGAGGTATTATTAACTAGAGATGACATTGAAGATCACGATTACCTGAGAATTTTCGTTACACAGAAAGCTTCTCCTGGCGGATACTGGTGGTATTTTCCTAAAGGCAAGAATAAAGTTAATGTAGGACTAGGTATTCAGGGGGGAATGGGTTATCCTAGTGTTCATGTCTTTTACCAAAAATATTTAGACTCATATGCCCCAGATGTTGACAAATCAAGGCTTTTAGTTAAAGGAGGGGCTTTAGTTCCAACAAGAAGACCATTATATACAATGGTGTGGAATGGTATTATAGCTGTTGGAGATTCTGCATATACTGTAAATCCAGTTCACGGAGGAGGGAAGGGTTCAGCCATGATATCCGGTTATTGTGCAGCTAAAACTATACTTAATGCTTTTGAAAAAGGTGACTTTTCAGCTCAAGGATTATGGGATATGAATATATGTTATATAAATGAATATGGAGCAAAACAAGCTAGCCTTGATATATTTAGAAGATTTTTACAGAAACTCAGTGATGATGATATAAACTATGGAATGAACAAGAAAGTTCTAAAAGAGGAGGATTTACTTGAAGCAAGTGAAAAAGGTGATCTTCACTTATCAGTAGCGGAAAAAGCTATGAGGATAATTGCAGGATTAGGTAGACCTTCTCTATTAATGAAATTAAAAACAGTAGCAGAATACATGAAAAATATTAAGCAATTATATTACAATTATCCTAGATCCCCATCTGGCTTACAAATATGGAAAACCCAAGTTGATAGATTAATCTCAGAATTTAATATGAACATTAGTAAGTAA